From a region of the Helianthus annuus cultivar XRQ/B chromosome 5, HanXRQr2.0-SUNRISE, whole genome shotgun sequence genome:
- the LOC110941443 gene encoding uncharacterized protein LOC110941443 isoform X2 codes for MYRLQSTPAVNYSEDHCQNWGLCAAFRKQEYKNTIKPPHIWKGFGPGAHMHGTDEVWYDDASQEAIENWPDRPSDPPRMLHLGAFGWVNTLHPSDDHNIYSLELRELLSWTYDMDNKAIGEIGSLVFIKQGITVVGSSSGQLANHYRDGTRAHMKAFRSRLLAYYRKYK; via the exons ATGTATAGGTTGCAGAGTACACCAGCAGTTAACTACTCTGAGGATCATTGTCAAAACTGG GGATTGTGTGCTGCTTTCAGAAAGCAAGAATACAAGAACACCATAAAGCCCCCACACATAT GGAAGGGTTTCGGTCCAGGTGCACATATGCATGGAACCGATGAGGTTTGGTATGACGATGCGTCACAGGAAGCCATTGAAAACTGGCCCGATAGGCCTTCTGACCCGCCAAGAATGCTGCATTTGGGCGCTTTTGGGTGGGTTAACACGCTTCACCCATCCGACGATCATAATATTTACAGCTTGGAACTCCGAGAACTTTTAAGCTG GACATATGATATGGATAATAAAGCAATTGGAGAAATAGGGTCTTTGGTTTTCATAAAGCAAG GCATTACGGTTGTTGGCAGCAGCTCTGGCCAGCTTGCAAACCATTATAGAGACGGAACCAGGGCCCACATGAAGGCATTCAGGTCCCGCTTACTAGCATATTACCGCAAGTACAAGTAG
- the LOC110941443 gene encoding uncharacterized protein LOC110941443 isoform X1 has product MYRLQSTPAVNYSEDHCQNWGLCAAFRKQEYKNTIKPPHIWKGFGPGAHMHGTDEVWYDDASQEAIENWPDRPSDPPRMLHLGAFGWVNTLHPSDDHNIYSLELRELLSWTYDMDNKAIGEIGSLVFIKQGAKVVGITVVGSSSGQLANHYRDGTRAHMKAFRSRLLAYYRKYK; this is encoded by the exons ATGTATAGGTTGCAGAGTACACCAGCAGTTAACTACTCTGAGGATCATTGTCAAAACTGG GGATTGTGTGCTGCTTTCAGAAAGCAAGAATACAAGAACACCATAAAGCCCCCACACATAT GGAAGGGTTTCGGTCCAGGTGCACATATGCATGGAACCGATGAGGTTTGGTATGACGATGCGTCACAGGAAGCCATTGAAAACTGGCCCGATAGGCCTTCTGACCCGCCAAGAATGCTGCATTTGGGCGCTTTTGGGTGGGTTAACACGCTTCACCCATCCGACGATCATAATATTTACAGCTTGGAACTCCGAGAACTTTTAAGCTG GACATATGATATGGATAATAAAGCAATTGGAGAAATAGGGTCTTTGGTTTTCATAAAGCAAGGTGCTAAAGTTGTGG GCATTACGGTTGTTGGCAGCAGCTCTGGCCAGCTTGCAAACCATTATAGAGACGGAACCAGGGCCCACATGAAGGCATTCAGGTCCCGCTTACTAGCATATTACCGCAAGTACAAGTAG